In Hallerella succinigenes, the following are encoded in one genomic region:
- a CDS encoding T9SS type A sorting domain-containing protein has protein sequence MKIFRWIPLTLMAGALNFTAAYSLEGWVKDSLGMPVVGANVALLAKGVSSMTDDLGFFSISEPLAISGILAVEKSWSVQNGALFIDAGNSKKVRVELFDLMGHEILSQSGYAQLQIPLQNLPSRGVFIAKVQTSSSTGYFRFSPGLNGKGTWGETVESSNRLLFKMNTMDTLRVVASDYDTLKVPLETLDTTVHLVLKKIPSEEHFEFGWAKGNAPVPTRGCGHELTIPKTGSFEFQWSQGTRTIRVDIPDDYDNQKPYRLVFGMHCMGGWAGGVQQEGYYGLKPLDTEKTTIFIAPEGNGNMAPWGESDYTMFDELLNKLESELCIDSSRVFSTGFSYGSMFTNGLSRNHQDVLRGVAVYETAEINIYVPQHSGKSIAWMGVLGLQDNLCTPDLGRAARNTALRHNGPNFTDASGEQAEEYSGSGPHICYDYKTVDSRFPVRWCTQNGGHIWDHKDPGEQKSWVPAATWDFITQF, from the coding sequence ATGAAAATTTTTCGTTGGATTCCTTTGACGCTGATGGCTGGGGCGTTGAATTTTACCGCGGCTTATTCCTTGGAAGGATGGGTCAAGGATTCTTTGGGAATGCCGGTTGTCGGTGCTAATGTAGCTTTGCTTGCAAAAGGCGTTTCGTCAATGACGGATGATTTAGGTTTCTTTTCAATATCCGAGCCTCTCGCTATCTCTGGGATTCTTGCTGTGGAAAAATCGTGGAGCGTGCAAAATGGCGCGCTTTTCATTGACGCGGGAAATTCAAAAAAAGTCCGCGTGGAACTTTTTGATTTGATGGGGCATGAAATTTTGTCGCAAAGTGGCTATGCCCAGTTGCAGATTCCTTTACAGAACTTGCCGAGTCGGGGAGTTTTTATTGCGAAAGTGCAAACTTCCTCGTCTACGGGATATTTCCGTTTTTCGCCGGGATTGAATGGAAAAGGGACTTGGGGCGAAACCGTCGAATCTTCAAATCGTCTTTTGTTCAAAATGAATACGATGGATACATTGCGCGTTGTTGCATCCGATTATGATACGCTGAAAGTGCCGTTAGAAACGTTGGATACAACTGTCCATCTTGTTTTGAAAAAAATCCCGTCCGAAGAACATTTTGAATTCGGCTGGGCAAAGGGGAATGCCCCGGTTCCCACGAGGGGCTGTGGACATGAACTCACAATTCCGAAAACGGGTTCTTTTGAATTTCAATGGAGCCAGGGGACGAGAACTATCCGCGTAGACATCCCTGACGATTACGATAACCAGAAACCTTACCGTCTGGTATTTGGCATGCATTGCATGGGCGGTTGGGCAGGTGGTGTGCAGCAGGAAGGCTATTACGGCCTTAAACCCCTGGATACGGAAAAAACGACGATTTTCATCGCTCCGGAAGGGAACGGAAATATGGCGCCCTGGGGCGAAAGTGATTATACCATGTTCGATGAACTTTTGAACAAGTTAGAAAGTGAATTATGTATCGATTCTTCGCGCGTGTTTTCGACCGGATTTAGCTACGGTTCGATGTTTACGAACGGATTATCCCGTAATCATCAGGACGTTCTTCGTGGGGTTGCGGTTTATGAAACGGCGGAAATCAATATCTATGTGCCACAGCATTCGGGAAAATCCATCGCTTGGATGGGCGTTCTCGGCTTGCAAGATAATTTGTGCACTCCGGATTTGGGCCGCGCAGCCCGCAATACAGCGTTAAGACACAACGGACCGAATTTTACGGACGCAAGCGGTGAACAGGCGGAGGAATATTCGGGTTCTGGACCGCACATTTGTTACGATTATAAAACGGTGGATTCCCGTTTCCCGGTGCGGTGGTGTACGCAGAACGGAGGTCACATTTGGGACCACAAGGATCCGGGCGAGCAGAAATCTTGGGTGCCTGCGGCAACTTGGGATTTCATTACGCAATTCTAG
- the pheS gene encoding phenylalanine--tRNA ligase subunit alpha — protein MNENLSELRKQFEAELAETKLNVKEAVDALRVKWLGKKGQITAMMKQMATLPAEERPSFGKLVNELKQSVSERIENALEEAKKKALEAELEQGWTDTSLPGNGIPAGSTHPVYDVREEIIDFFSQMGFAVDTGRDIETDWYNFEALNTPPDHPSRDMQDTFYLGDKVMLRTQTSDTQIHYMETHKPPFRMIAPGHVFRVDNDATHAPMFQQCEGLVVDETITFAQLKGVLQIFMNKLFGEGVKTRFRPSFFPFTEPSAEMDVSCVFCGGKGCKRCKGTGWMEIGGCGSVDPNVFKNCGIDPEKYTGFAFGFGLDRIAMLRHEIPEIGLITSNDQRFLSQF, from the coding sequence ATGAACGAAAATCTTTCCGAACTCCGCAAACAGTTTGAAGCCGAACTGGCGGAAACCAAATTGAACGTCAAGGAAGCTGTTGACGCACTCCGTGTCAAGTGGCTCGGCAAAAAAGGTCAAATCACCGCCATGATGAAGCAGATGGCAACTCTTCCTGCGGAAGAACGTCCGTCCTTCGGAAAGCTCGTCAACGAACTGAAGCAAAGCGTTTCGGAACGCATTGAAAACGCCCTCGAAGAAGCGAAGAAAAAAGCTCTCGAAGCAGAACTCGAACAGGGTTGGACCGACACAAGCCTTCCGGGCAACGGCATTCCGGCCGGTTCCACGCATCCGGTTTATGACGTCCGAGAAGAAATCATCGACTTCTTCTCCCAGATGGGATTTGCCGTCGACACGGGCCGCGACATCGAAACGGACTGGTACAACTTCGAAGCTTTGAATACGCCACCAGACCATCCGAGTCGCGACATGCAGGATACATTCTATCTCGGCGACAAGGTCATGCTCCGCACGCAAACCTCCGACACCCAAATTCACTATATGGAAACGCACAAGCCGCCTTTCCGCATGATCGCTCCGGGTCACGTGTTCCGCGTCGATAACGATGCGACCCACGCTCCGATGTTCCAGCAGTGCGAAGGTCTTGTCGTTGACGAAACGATTACGTTCGCCCAGTTGAAGGGCGTTCTTCAAATCTTCATGAACAAGCTTTTCGGTGAAGGCGTCAAGACGCGTTTCCGCCCGAGCTTCTTCCCATTCACGGAACCTTCTGCAGAAATGGACGTGAGCTGTGTCTTCTGTGGCGGTAAAGGCTGCAAGCGTTGCAAGGGTACCGGTTGGATGGAAATCGGCGGCTGCGGTTCCGTTGATCCAAACGTGTTCAAGAACTGCGGAATCGACCCGGAAAAGTATACAGGCTTTGCATTCGGCTTCGGTCTTGACCGTATCGCCATGCTCCGTCATGAAATTCCGGAAATTGGCCTGATTACTTCAAACGACCAGCGTTTCTTAAGCCAGTTTTAA
- a CDS encoding adenylate kinase family protein — protein sequence MAQISAVLIFGAPGSGKGTVGAKLAATTALKHLSTGDIFRGIAPSSESGKLLASYSSKGLLVPDEATVEIFGRYVEGLVNTNKLNPAKDTLLLDGIPRTVAQVDLIKPIVDVKHIFVLDIKDEATIVARLLNRAKIEGRKDDADENVIKNRLNVYKESTAKVLEKYDPSIISHITGDNTPDEVFLDVLKAYVDFTKSAK from the coding sequence ATGGCTCAAATTTCCGCTGTTTTGATTTTTGGTGCGCCGGGTTCGGGTAAGGGTACCGTCGGTGCAAAACTCGCTGCCACCACCGCTCTCAAGCATCTCTCCACGGGTGACATTTTCCGCGGCATCGCTCCGTCGAGCGAAAGCGGTAAGCTCCTTGCTTCCTATTCGAGCAAGGGTCTTCTCGTTCCGGATGAAGCAACTGTCGAAATCTTCGGTCGCTATGTGGAAGGCCTTGTCAATACGAACAAGCTCAACCCGGCTAAGGACACCCTCCTCCTCGACGGTATTCCTCGCACGGTCGCTCAGGTTGACCTCATCAAGCCGATCGTCGACGTGAAGCACATCTTCGTTCTCGATATCAAGGATGAAGCAACGATTGTCGCACGTCTTTTGAACCGCGCAAAGATTGAAGGCCGTAAGGACGACGCCGACGAAAACGTCATCAAGAACCGTCTCAACGTCTACAAGGAATCCACTGCAAAGGTTCTCGAAAAGTACGATCCGAGCATCATCAGCCACATCACCGGCGACAACACTCCGGATGAAGTGTTCCTCGACGTGCTCAAGGCATACGTGGACTTCACCAAGTCTGCAAAGTAA
- the dapB gene encoding dihydrodipicolinate reductase: MATFVMVNGIPGNMGKIVAETCVARGLELVPFSLTGEQIVENESEVAGKTIQLLKPSNREARIGEVLAKYPGLIAVDFTHPTAVNDNAKFYVAHKIPFVMGTTGGDREALMKLVQEKNHPSVIAPNMAKQIVAFQAMIEWLSKTFPTAFDGYKLSVVESHQKTKADTSGTAKAVVKSFENMGLDFDASRIEKVRNDQESMERMGVPEEYLSGHAFHTYSLDSADGTVHFEFRHNVCGRKIYAEGSVDAVNFLAAELAKGSAKPFNMMDVLHSGTMR, from the coding sequence ATGGCAACATTCGTGATGGTGAACGGTATTCCGGGGAACATGGGAAAGATTGTTGCAGAGACCTGCGTTGCACGTGGACTGGAACTTGTTCCGTTCTCTTTGACTGGCGAACAGATCGTTGAAAATGAATCGGAAGTGGCCGGTAAGACCATTCAGCTCTTAAAGCCTTCTAATCGTGAAGCTCGCATTGGCGAAGTCCTTGCTAAGTATCCGGGTCTCATCGCTGTGGACTTTACCCATCCGACCGCAGTGAATGACAACGCCAAGTTCTACGTCGCCCACAAGATTCCTTTTGTGATGGGCACGACCGGTGGCGACCGCGAAGCGTTGATGAAGCTCGTCCAAGAAAAGAATCATCCGAGCGTGATCGCTCCGAATATGGCAAAACAGATCGTTGCTTTCCAGGCGATGATCGAATGGCTCTCCAAGACTTTCCCGACCGCATTCGACGGCTACAAACTCTCCGTGGTCGAAAGCCATCAGAAGACGAAGGCCGACACGAGCGGTACTGCTAAGGCTGTGGTTAAATCTTTTGAAAACATGGGCCTCGATTTCGACGCGAGCCGCATTGAAAAGGTGCGTAACGATCAGGAATCCATGGAACGTATGGGTGTTCCTGAAGAATACCTTTCGGGGCACGCATTCCACACCTATTCTCTCGACAGCGCCGATGGTACGGTGCACTTTGAATTCCGCCATAACGTCTGCGGCCGTAAGATTTACGCCGAAGGTTCTGTGGATGCGGTGAACTTCCTCGCCGCCGAACTGGCGAAGGGTTCTGCAAAGCCGTTCAACATGATGGATGTTCTCCATTCTGGAACGATGCGTTAA
- the hemB gene encoding porphobilinogen synthase translates to MTRKFALDLVRRPRRNRKSATVRDLVRETELSVKDFVYPVFIMEGSNKEEAIPSMPGMTRKTVDVLLKELEECFSLGIQAIAPFPSIEESKKDHTGSESYNPNGLVPTCVRAVKEKFPEMVVMTDIALDPFNIDGHDGIVSPTGEILNDETVEVLCKMAVCHAAAGADFVCPSDMMDGRIAAIRESLDNAGFTNTSIMAYSAKYASAFYGPFRDALDSAPKAGDKKTYQMDPANRKEAMLEVSLDMEEGADIVMVKPSCYYLDILREVADMSDVPVAAYQVSGEYAMLCAAAENGWLDRDRVVLESLMGIKRSGAKMIWTYFAKEAARLLSKEK, encoded by the coding sequence ATGACTCGGAAATTTGCTTTGGATTTGGTACGCCGTCCGCGTCGCAATCGTAAGAGCGCGACAGTCCGCGATCTCGTTCGCGAAACGGAACTCTCCGTGAAGGATTTCGTCTATCCGGTCTTCATCATGGAAGGCTCTAACAAGGAAGAAGCGATTCCGTCGATGCCGGGCATGACCCGCAAAACGGTCGATGTTCTTTTGAAGGAACTCGAAGAATGTTTCTCCCTGGGAATCCAGGCGATTGCGCCTTTCCCTTCGATCGAAGAATCCAAAAAGGATCACACGGGATCGGAAAGCTACAACCCGAATGGCCTTGTCCCGACCTGTGTTCGCGCAGTCAAGGAAAAGTTCCCAGAGATGGTCGTGATGACGGACATCGCTCTCGACCCTTTCAACATTGACGGTCACGACGGCATCGTTTCTCCGACGGGTGAAATTTTGAACGACGAAACCGTGGAAGTGCTTTGCAAAATGGCTGTCTGCCATGCAGCGGCAGGCGCCGATTTTGTTTGCCCGTCCGATATGATGGATGGCCGCATCGCCGCAATCCGTGAATCTCTCGATAACGCGGGATTTACAAACACTTCGATCATGGCTTACAGTGCAAAGTACGCTTCGGCGTTCTACGGCCCGTTCCGCGACGCTTTGGATTCCGCGCCGAAGGCTGGCGACAAGAAAACGTATCAGATGGATCCTGCGAATCGCAAGGAAGCGATGCTCGAAGTTTCTCTCGACATGGAAGAGGGTGCAGACATCGTAATGGTGAAGCCTTCCTGTTACTATTTAGACATTCTTCGCGAAGTGGCGGACATGTCCGATGTCCCGGTTGCCGCTTACCAAGTTAGCGGGGAATACGCAATGCTTTGTGCCGCGGCCGAAAATGGCTGGCTCGACCGCGACCGCGTCGTTTTAGAAAGCCTGATGGGCATCAAGCGCTCCGGTGCAAAAATGATTTGGACTTACTTTGCGAAGGAAGCAGCTCGACTGCTTTCGAAGGAAAAATAA